A part of Acidimicrobiales bacterium genomic DNA contains:
- the secF gene encoding protein translocase subunit SecF — MSSIRHRLYHGETNIDFVGRRRVGFAISGALILISLLSLFTRGLNLGMDFEGGVAWELPVGEATVDGARVVMDDAGIPGASIQTLRGSEGERIRVRVGPQAIEVQRSVSQALADEAGVDVDQVSLNSVGPSWGQEVTDKAVRALVFFLLAIALYISLRFEWRMAVAALVAVVHDVLISVGIYSVFGFEVTPATVIAFLTILGFSLYDTIVVFDKVHENSRRIGSTGRATYSDVVNLSMNQVLMRSINTSLAAVLPVLSLLVVGSWMLGAVALEDFAIALLVGLVTGSYSSIFIATPILALLKEREPRYAALRKRAGATSPRAERAPALVGAAGESDAGVTEDEPATDAAAERAAAPRSGGGRPGATTTPIPPRPRKKKRR; from the coding sequence ATGAGCTCGATCCGGCACCGCCTGTACCACGGCGAGACGAACATCGACTTCGTCGGCCGCCGGCGCGTCGGCTTCGCCATCTCCGGCGCGCTGATCCTGATCAGCCTGCTGTCGCTGTTCACGCGCGGGCTCAACCTGGGCATGGACTTCGAGGGCGGCGTGGCGTGGGAGCTCCCCGTCGGCGAGGCCACGGTCGACGGCGCCCGTGTGGTGATGGACGACGCCGGGATCCCGGGTGCGTCGATCCAGACGCTGCGCGGCTCCGAGGGCGAACGCATCAGGGTGCGCGTCGGTCCGCAGGCCATCGAGGTGCAGCGCAGCGTGAGCCAGGCGCTGGCCGACGAGGCCGGTGTCGACGTCGACCAGGTCAGCCTCAACTCGGTCGGGCCGTCGTGGGGTCAGGAGGTCACCGACAAGGCCGTCCGGGCCCTGGTGTTCTTCCTGCTCGCCATCGCGCTGTACATCTCGCTGCGGTTCGAGTGGCGCATGGCGGTGGCCGCCCTGGTCGCGGTGGTGCACGACGTGCTGATCAGCGTGGGGATCTACTCGGTGTTCGGGTTCGAGGTCACCCCGGCCACCGTCATCGCGTTCCTCACCATCCTCGGCTTCTCCCTCTACGACACCATCGTGGTGTTCGACAAGGTGCACGAGAACAGTCGGCGGATCGGCTCGACCGGCCGGGCGACGTACAGCGACGTCGTCAACCTGTCGATGAACCAGGTGCTGATGCGCTCCATCAACACCAGCCTGGCGGCGGTGCTGCCGGTGCTGTCGCTCCTGGTCGTGGGCTCGTGGATGCTGGGTGCCGTCGCCCTCGAAGACTTCGCCATCGCCTTGCTGGTCGGCCTGGTCACCGGCTCGTACTCGTCGATCTTCATCGCCACGCCCATCCTGGCCCTGCTCAAGGAGCGAGAGCCCCGCTACGCGGCGCTGCGGAAGCGGGCCGGGGCCACGTCGCCCCGCGCCGAGCGGGCCCCCGCGCTGGTGGGGGCGGCGGGTGAGAGCGATGCCGGCGTCACCGAGGACGAGCCGGCCACCGACGCCGCGGCCGAGCGGGCCGCGGCCCCGCGGTCCGGCGGTGGCCGCCCGGGGGCGACGACCACGCCGATCCCGCCACGGCCCCGCAAGAAGAAGCGTCGCTGA
- the secD gene encoding protein translocase subunit SecD, which yields MRRANWISLIGIFVVAFGGLALTLVAGNSPQLGLDLQGGASVVLQPKEQVPSDVLDQTISIIRNRVDALGVAEPDITRQGNSVLVQLPGVRDQQRALDLVGQTAELRFRPVLQPVPPDESTPVQTVPPVSTTVAGDTSTTVADATATSAPGTTVAPATTAPPVGSGERGVPRQAPDTTAPPATTAEPTTTATTAAGDTAATTSPGITVPTTPRDDDVADQVVVLPQLDENGDVVSRLQLGPAALTGSGVSSARATFEQGEWLVRVEFTGDGIDAFNALAAQCYQASDPTVCPSGQIAITLDGEVQSAPTVQAPEFQRDQVQISGSFDEQSAKDLALVLRYGALPVQLEPQTVQTVSATLGKDSLHAGIIAGLVGLLLVIAYMTLYYRWLGPVVLLGLMVSGSLLYTIIAFLGETQGLALTLAGVTGIIVSIGVTVDSYVVYFERLKDDVRSGKSMRSSAERGFSNAYRTILAADGASLIGAVLLYLLTVGSVRGFAFFLGLATLLDMIVAYFYTRPMVILLSRTKRFSGTHVMGVTSGEAAVSAGRAPVGAAR from the coding sequence GTGCGTCGCGCCAACTGGATCTCCCTCATCGGGATCTTCGTCGTCGCGTTCGGCGGCCTGGCCCTCACGCTGGTCGCCGGCAACAGCCCGCAGCTCGGCCTCGACCTGCAGGGCGGGGCGTCGGTGGTGCTCCAGCCCAAGGAGCAGGTGCCGTCCGACGTCCTCGACCAGACGATCTCGATCATCCGCAACCGGGTCGACGCCCTCGGGGTGGCCGAGCCCGACATCACCCGCCAGGGCAACTCCGTGCTGGTGCAGCTGCCCGGCGTGAGGGACCAGCAGCGCGCCCTCGACCTGGTGGGCCAGACCGCCGAGCTGCGCTTCCGGCCGGTGCTCCAGCCGGTCCCGCCCGACGAGTCCACGCCGGTGCAGACGGTCCCGCCGGTGTCGACCACCGTCGCGGGCGACACGTCGACCACCGTCGCCGACGCCACGGCCACCAGCGCGCCCGGCACCACCGTGGCCCCGGCCACCACGGCTCCTCCGGTGGGGTCCGGCGAGCGGGGCGTGCCCCGCCAGGCACCCGACACCACCGCGCCGCCGGCCACCACCGCCGAGCCCACCACCACGGCCACGACCGCTGCGGGCGACACCGCCGCCACCACCTCACCCGGCATCACCGTCCCCACGACGCCTCGCGACGACGACGTGGCCGACCAGGTGGTCGTGCTGCCCCAGCTCGACGAGAACGGCGACGTCGTCTCCCGTCTCCAGCTCGGTCCGGCCGCGCTCACCGGCAGCGGCGTGTCGTCGGCCAGGGCCACCTTCGAGCAGGGCGAGTGGCTGGTGCGCGTCGAGTTCACCGGCGACGGCATCGACGCCTTCAACGCCCTCGCCGCCCAGTGCTACCAGGCCTCCGACCCGACGGTGTGCCCGTCCGGCCAGATCGCCATCACCCTCGACGGCGAGGTGCAGTCGGCGCCCACCGTGCAGGCGCCGGAGTTCCAGCGCGACCAGGTGCAGATCTCGGGCTCGTTCGACGAGCAGAGCGCCAAGGACCTCGCGCTGGTGCTCCGCTACGGCGCCTTACCCGTGCAGCTCGAGCCCCAGACGGTGCAGACCGTGTCGGCCACGCTGGGCAAGGACTCGCTCCACGCCGGCATCATCGCGGGTCTGGTCGGCCTCCTGCTGGTCATCGCCTACATGACCCTGTACTACCGGTGGCTCGGCCCGGTCGTGCTGCTCGGGCTCATGGTGAGCGGCTCGCTGCTCTACACGATCATCGCCTTCCTCGGCGAGACCCAGGGGCTGGCGCTCACGCTGGCCGGCGTCACGGGCATCATCGTGTCGATCGGCGTCACCGTCGACTCCTACGTCGTGTACTTCGAGCGCCTGAAGGACGACGTCCGCTCGGGCAAGTCGATGCGCTCCTCGGCCGAGCGGGGCTTCTCCAACGCCTACCGCACCATCCTCGCCGCCGACGGGGCCTCCCTCATCGGCGCGGTGCTGCTCTACCTGCTCACCGTCGGGTCGGTGCGGGGCTTCGCCTTCTTCCTCGGGTTGGCGACGCTGCTCGACATGATCGTCGCCTACTTCTACACACGCCCCATGGTGATCCTGCTCAGCCGCACCAAGCGGTTCTCGGGCACCCACGTCATGGGTGTGACCTCCGGCGAGGCCGCGGTCTCCGCCGGCCGCGCCCCCGTGGGAGCCGCCCGATGA
- the yajC gene encoding preprotein translocase subunit YajC produces the protein MGLLLLPIMLGLMYVLLVLPQQRRVKAHQALVSALDVGDEVMTTAGLYGRITGFDGDIAHLEVADGVEVRVARGAIGKRVEPVAATPDAAPAAVAADDPPELGEGADEAEAR, from the coding sequence ATGGGTCTGCTCCTCCTCCCGATCATGCTCGGCCTGATGTACGTGCTCCTCGTCCTCCCGCAGCAGCGGAGGGTCAAGGCTCACCAGGCCCTCGTCTCCGCCCTCGACGTGGGTGACGAGGTCATGACCACCGCCGGCCTCTACGGCCGCATCACCGGCTTCGACGGCGACATCGCGCACCTCGAGGTCGCCGACGGCGTCGAGGTGCGGGTGGCCAGGGGCGCCATCGGCAAGCGGGTGGAGCCCGTCGCCGCCACGCCTGACGCGGCGCCGGCCGCCGTCGCCGCCGACGACCCGCCCGAGCTCGGTGAGGGAGCCGACGAGGCCGAGGCCCGCTAG
- the tgt gene encoding tRNA guanosine(34) transglycosylase Tgt, producing MRPGDRAAVTVEAVDGAARATTVRLPRGSFRTPCFMPVGTRGAVKGLTSGDLAGLGSQVVLANAYHLMLRPGADVVAALGGLHGFMAWDGRVLTDSGGYQVFSLGPDVDDDGVTFRSTYDGSRHRLTPERAVEVQELLGADIQMVLDVCPPLPSPPEVLRRAVDRTAAWARRARARHGRADQAIFGIVQGGTDAGLRRESARRTVDLDFDGYAVGGLSVGEDRAAMLEALAATLPELPADRPRYLMGVGDPVGLVEAIALGVDLFDCVLPTRLARHGTVLTAGGRVNLRNAVHARDAGPLDPACGCAVCATWSRGYLRHLLGVGDPAARRLVTLHNLAWLLGLVERTRSAVLAGSLDGLRAEVRAVWAGRPTRAGGGAG from the coding sequence GTGAGGCCGGGCGACCGGGCCGCGGTCACCGTCGAGGCGGTCGACGGGGCGGCCCGGGCGACCACGGTGCGGCTGCCCCGGGGATCGTTCCGGACCCCGTGCTTCATGCCGGTGGGCACGCGCGGCGCGGTGAAGGGGCTCACCTCGGGCGACCTCGCCGGGCTCGGGAGCCAGGTGGTGCTGGCCAACGCCTACCACCTGATGCTGCGGCCCGGGGCCGACGTGGTGGCCGCCCTCGGCGGCCTGCACGGGTTCATGGCCTGGGACGGGCGGGTGCTCACCGACTCGGGCGGCTACCAGGTCTTCTCCCTGGGGCCCGACGTCGACGACGACGGCGTGACGTTCCGCTCGACGTACGACGGGAGCCGCCATCGTCTCACGCCCGAGCGGGCCGTCGAGGTGCAGGAGCTCCTGGGCGCCGACATCCAGATGGTGCTGGACGTGTGTCCGCCGCTGCCGTCGCCACCGGAGGTGCTCCGCCGGGCCGTCGACCGAACCGCGGCGTGGGCGAGGCGGGCGCGCGCCCGGCACGGGCGCGCCGACCAGGCCATCTTCGGCATCGTGCAGGGCGGGACCGACGCCGGGCTGCGGCGCGAGAGCGCCCGCCGCACCGTCGACCTCGACTTCGACGGCTACGCCGTCGGAGGCCTCTCGGTGGGCGAGGACCGCGCCGCGATGCTCGAGGCGCTGGCCGCCACCCTCCCCGAGCTGCCCGCGGACCGGCCGCGGTACCTGATGGGGGTGGGCGACCCGGTGGGCCTGGTCGAGGCGATCGCGCTGGGCGTCGACCTGTTCGACTGCGTGCTGCCGACGAGGCTCGCCCGCCACGGCACGGTGCTCACCGCCGGCGGCCGGGTGAACCTGCGCAACGCGGTGCACGCCCGCGACGCCGGGCCGCTCGACCCGGCGTGCGGGTGCGCGGTGTGCGCCACCTGGTCGCGGGGCTACCTCCGTCACCTCCTCGGCGTGGGCGATCCCGCCGCCCGCCGCCTGGTCACGCTGCACAACCTGGCGTGGCTGCTCGGCCTGGTGGAGCGCACCCGCTCGGCGGTCCTCGCCGGGTCGCTCGACGGGCTGCGGGCCGAGGTGCGGGCCGTGTGGGCGGGCCGGCCGACCCGGGCCGGCGGGGGAGCGGGCTGA
- the queA gene encoding tRNA preQ1(34) S-adenosylmethionine ribosyltransferase-isomerase QueA has protein sequence MAEFDYGLPEAAVAQVPAEPRDAARLLVDLGPGEAPADHTVADLATLLHPGDLLVVNDTRVLPGRLRLRRASGGAAEVLLLERRDDGTWEALARPDRRLRDGERLRPAAPATGPSLEVEVGEALGGGRRVVRLCGPGDELAALAAHGEVPLPPYIHTALADQERYQTVYAERPASAAAPTAGLHLTPRVLAACARRGVGLARVELVVGLDTFRPVTVDDPAEHRIHTERFRVPPEVLDACGRATRVVAVGTTTVRALETAARGATEGRTDLFIRGDFPFAAVDVLLTNFHQPRSSLLLLVAAFVGPRWRELYDTALARGYRFLSFGDAMLLERR, from the coding sequence ATGGCCGAGTTCGACTACGGCCTCCCCGAGGCGGCCGTCGCCCAGGTCCCCGCCGAGCCCCGCGACGCGGCGCGCCTGCTCGTCGACCTCGGCCCCGGGGAGGCGCCGGCCGACCACACCGTGGCCGACCTGGCGACCCTGCTGCACCCGGGTGACCTGCTCGTCGTGAACGACACCCGGGTGCTGCCCGGTCGCCTGCGGCTGCGCCGGGCGAGTGGCGGGGCCGCCGAGGTGCTGCTGCTCGAGCGCCGCGACGACGGCACCTGGGAGGCGCTGGCCCGCCCCGATCGCCGGCTCCGCGACGGCGAGCGGCTCCGGCCGGCCGCCCCTGCCACCGGCCCGTCGCTGGAGGTGGAGGTGGGCGAGGCGCTGGGTGGGGGCCGGCGAGTCGTGCGCCTGTGCGGCCCCGGCGACGAGCTGGCCGCGCTGGCGGCCCACGGCGAGGTGCCGCTGCCCCCCTACATCCACACCGCCCTCGCCGACCAGGAGCGCTACCAGACCGTGTACGCCGAGCGGCCGGCGTCGGCCGCGGCCCCCACCGCGGGGCTCCACCTGACCCCCCGGGTGCTGGCGGCCTGCGCCCGGCGGGGTGTCGGCCTGGCCCGTGTCGAGCTGGTCGTCGGCCTCGACACCTTCCGGCCGGTGACGGTGGACGACCCGGCCGAGCACCGCATCCACACCGAGCGCTTCCGGGTGCCGCCCGAGGTCCTCGATGCGTGCGGGCGGGCGACGCGGGTGGTCGCGGTCGGCACGACCACGGTGCGGGCGCTCGAGACCGCGGCGCGCGGGGCCACCGAGGGGCGCACCGACCTGTTCATCCGGGGCGACTTCCCCTTCGCCGCGGTCGACGTGCTGCTCACCAACTTCCACCAGCCACGGTCGTCGCTGCTGCTGCTGGTGGCCGCGTTCGTGGGTCCCCGCTGGCGAGAGCTCTACGACACCGCACTGGCCCGCGGCTACCGCTTCCTGTCCTTCGGCGACGCCATGCTGCTGGAGCGGCGGTGA
- the ruvB gene encoding Holliday junction branch migration DNA helicase RuvB, whose amino-acid sequence MRDAVRDELLDPAPGPVEVAEEAALRPRQLAEFVGQAEVKEHLAIVLEAARRRGQAADHVLLAGPPGLGKTTLAGIVAAEMDARLHVTSGPALERAGDLAAILSQLDDGDVLFIDEIHRLSRAVEEVLYPAMEDFQLDLVLGKGPAARSLRLPVARFTLVGATTRTGLLTGPLRDRFGLVARLDFYEVDDLEAIVRRTAGILGVSLDAAGAAEIAGRARGTPRIANRLLRRVRDYAEVRGDGTVDRDAARAGLVLFGVDELGLDKLDRAILSAICVRFAGGPVGLSTLAISVGEQPDTVEDVYEPFLIQRGLVMRTPRGRVATAAAWRHLGVEPPRPDDTPPVSLFG is encoded by the coding sequence CTGAGGGACGCCGTGCGCGACGAGCTCCTCGACCCCGCGCCGGGCCCCGTCGAGGTCGCCGAGGAGGCGGCGCTGCGGCCCCGGCAGCTGGCCGAGTTCGTGGGGCAGGCCGAGGTGAAGGAGCACCTGGCGATCGTGCTCGAGGCCGCCCGTCGCCGTGGCCAGGCCGCCGACCACGTGCTCCTGGCCGGCCCTCCGGGGCTGGGCAAGACGACCCTGGCGGGCATCGTGGCCGCCGAGATGGACGCCAGGCTGCACGTCACCTCGGGGCCCGCCCTCGAGCGGGCCGGCGACCTGGCCGCCATCCTCAGCCAGCTCGACGACGGCGACGTGCTGTTCATCGACGAGATCCACCGCCTCAGCCGCGCCGTCGAGGAGGTGCTCTACCCGGCCATGGAGGACTTCCAGCTCGATCTCGTGCTGGGCAAGGGCCCCGCGGCGCGCTCGCTGCGCCTGCCGGTGGCCCGGTTCACCCTGGTGGGGGCCACCACGCGCACCGGGCTGCTCACCGGGCCCCTGCGGGACCGCTTCGGCCTGGTGGCCCGCCTCGACTTCTACGAGGTCGACGACCTGGAGGCGATCGTGCGGCGGACCGCCGGGATCCTCGGCGTCAGCCTCGACGCAGCCGGGGCCGCCGAGATCGCCGGCCGCGCCCGGGGCACCCCCCGCATCGCCAACCGGCTCCTGCGGCGGGTGCGCGACTACGCCGAGGTGCGCGGCGACGGCACCGTCGACCGCGACGCCGCCCGGGCCGGGCTGGTGCTGTTCGGGGTCGACGAGCTGGGCCTCGACAAGCTCGACCGGGCCATCCTGTCGGCAATCTGCGTGCGCTTCGCCGGCGGGCCCGTCGGGCTCTCCACGCTGGCCATCAGCGTGGGCGAGCAGCCCGACACCGTCGAGGACGTGTACGAGCCCTTCCTCATCCAGCGCGGCCTCGTGATGCGCACCCCGCGGGGGCGGGTCGCCACCGCCGCGGCGTGGCGCCACCTGGGGGTCGAGCCGCCCCGGCCCGACGACACCCCGCCGGTGTCCCTGTTCGGCTGA
- the ruvA gene encoding Holliday junction branch migration protein RuvA has protein sequence MIGSLRGTLVERDPAGEALIEVGGVGYRVQLSPAGLVALGEPGREVFVHVHHHVREDADTLYGFATRDERVCFEALLGAHGVGPALALGILSVHSPAELRRAVADDDLDALCLVPGVGRKTAARLALELKSRLAVPDVDLTVPGSADAADRSPLADVREALAGLGYAPDEVRAALRDLPTSGDPAALLREALQRLAAARA, from the coding sequence GTGATCGGGTCGCTGCGGGGCACGCTGGTCGAGCGCGATCCGGCCGGGGAGGCCCTGATCGAGGTGGGTGGCGTCGGCTACCGGGTGCAGCTGTCGCCGGCGGGCCTGGTCGCCCTGGGCGAGCCGGGGCGCGAGGTCTTCGTGCACGTCCACCACCACGTGCGAGAGGACGCCGACACGCTCTACGGCTTCGCCACGCGCGACGAGCGGGTGTGCTTCGAGGCCCTGCTGGGCGCACACGGGGTCGGCCCGGCCCTCGCCCTCGGGATCCTCTCGGTGCACTCGCCGGCCGAGCTGCGCCGGGCCGTCGCCGACGACGACCTCGATGCGCTGTGCCTGGTCCCCGGCGTGGGTCGCAAGACGGCGGCCCGCCTCGCCCTCGAGCTGAAGAGCCGCCTGGCGGTCCCCGACGTCGATCTCACCGTGCCCGGCTCGGCCGACGCTGCCGACCGTTCGCCGCTGGCCGACGTGCGAGAGGCGCTGGCCGGCCTCGGCTACGCACCCGACGAGGTGCGGGCGGCGCTGCGTGACCTGCCGACCAGCGGCGACCCGGCGGCGCTGCTCCGCGAGGCGCTGCAGCGCCTGGCTGCGGCGCGGGCCTGA
- the ruvC gene encoding crossover junction endodeoxyribonuclease RuvC, with protein MFVLGIDPGLSRCGYAAVEQVGARPRALALGVITTAPSAPLPGRLAELQAELRRLIAEVGPEVVAVERLFFQVNVRTAMSVGQASGLVLAEAAAAGCEVVQYSPNQVKQAVAGDGAADKGQVQRMVQALLGLPAPPRPPDAADAAALALCHLAAAPLAARVRAAVRGGAR; from the coding sequence GTGTTCGTCCTCGGCATCGACCCGGGCCTGTCGCGATGCGGCTACGCCGCCGTCGAGCAGGTCGGGGCGCGCCCCCGGGCCCTCGCGCTGGGCGTGATCACCACGGCGCCGTCCGCCCCGCTGCCGGGCCGCCTGGCCGAGCTGCAGGCCGAGCTCCGGCGGCTGATCGCCGAGGTGGGTCCCGAGGTGGTCGCGGTCGAGCGGCTGTTCTTCCAGGTGAACGTGCGCACCGCGATGTCGGTGGGGCAGGCCAGCGGGCTCGTGCTGGCCGAGGCGGCCGCGGCCGGCTGCGAGGTCGTGCAGTACTCGCCCAACCAGGTGAAGCAGGCCGTGGCCGGTGACGGCGCGGCCGACAAGGGCCAGGTGCAGCGCATGGTGCAGGCGCTCCTGGGCCTGCCGGCCCCGCCCCGCCCTCCCGACGCGGCCGACGCCGCGGCCCTGGCCCTCTGCCACCTGGCGGCCGCCCCGCTGGCCGCCAGGGTGCGGGCCGCCGTGCGCGGAGGGGCCCGGTGA
- a CDS encoding ABC transporter ATP-binding protein encodes MDGTSAPVVELEHVSRRFGRVPALTDLSLHVPRGTVTVLLGPNGAGKTTAIRVVTGALLPDGGTVRAFGLDPAADGEEVRRRCGVVSAKPALYDRLSGRDNLGYSAALYGLGRHAPVEEAAARFGIVGALDQQVGGYSTGMKTRLALARAVLHRPELLLFDEPTSGLDPESAAAVLELIRGMAAEGSTVVMCTHLLLEAEGLADQVVVLQDGTDVVSGSPPELARRFWGTAVVRLDAEDRSDLAVLHHLDGVLGVELADGGPATVTLDDLRRVPDLVAVLGARGARITRVEPYRPTLEDLYFAVRHVRRPGAGGGPVVVPPATHVVEGDRR; translated from the coding sequence GTGGACGGCACGAGCGCGCCGGTGGTCGAACTCGAGCACGTGTCCCGCCGGTTCGGCCGCGTGCCCGCGCTCACCGACCTGTCCCTCCACGTGCCCAGGGGCACGGTGACGGTGCTGCTCGGGCCCAACGGCGCGGGCAAGACCACGGCGATCCGCGTGGTGACCGGTGCGCTCCTGCCCGACGGAGGCACGGTGCGGGCGTTCGGCCTCGACCCGGCTGCCGACGGCGAGGAGGTGCGCCGCCGCTGCGGGGTGGTGTCGGCCAAGCCCGCCCTGTACGACCGCCTGTCGGGCCGCGACAACCTCGGGTACTCGGCCGCCCTCTACGGCCTCGGACGGCATGCACCCGTCGAGGAGGCCGCCGCCCGGTTCGGCATCGTCGGCGCCCTCGACCAGCAGGTCGGGGGCTACTCCACGGGCATGAAGACCCGCCTGGCCCTGGCCCGGGCGGTGCTCCACCGGCCCGAGCTGCTGCTGTTCGACGAGCCGACCTCGGGCCTCGACCCCGAGTCGGCCGCGGCGGTGCTCGAGCTCATCCGGGGCATGGCCGCCGAGGGCAGCACGGTGGTCATGTGCACGCACCTGCTGCTCGAGGCCGAGGGGCTGGCCGACCAGGTCGTGGTGCTCCAGGACGGGACCGACGTGGTCTCCGGGTCGCCGCCCGAGCTGGCCCGGCGCTTCTGGGGCACCGCGGTGGTGCGGCTCGACGCCGAGGACCGCAGCGACCTGGCCGTGCTCCACCACCTCGACGGGGTGCTGGGCGTCGAGCTGGCCGACGGCGGCCCGGCCACCGTGACCCTGGACGACCTGCGGCGGGTCCCCGACCTGGTGGCGGTCCTGGGTGCCCGGGGCGCCCGGATCACCCGGGTCGAGCCCTACCGCCCGACGCTCGAGGACCTGTACTTCGCGGTGCGCCACGTGCGCCGCCCCGGCGCGGGAGGGGGCCCGGTGGTCGTGCCGCCGGCCACCCACGTGGTCGAGGGGGACCGCCGATGA